A window from Culex pipiens pallens isolate TS chromosome 3, TS_CPP_V2, whole genome shotgun sequence encodes these proteins:
- the LOC120424387 gene encoding structure-specific endonuclease subunit SLX1 homolog — protein MFLRREILSNCENFKSIQMAAVQEIEDFYGVYLLVSKSPNPKFAGRTYIGYTVDPNRRIKQHNSGQDGGGAKRTSNRGPWVMVMIIHGFPNNLSALRFEWAWQQPKVSRRLKAIPELHKKQRKESNFEYNFRILTEMLRIGPWNRLPLTVRWLVDDFHREFEVGKAPPMHMPICFGRVKKVPKKGKVAKKSGGRRRAAQKPSTAPTTAKSKSKQIAVNYDLDVDEYDLLVMGADATASENASKPEEEEDTVGPDDDGITISSDEDEEEPKSNDADLCVICNGAIGTSNDFALRCVRPRCSMVCHIECLAGKCLEPGQYVPVAGVCPVCDGNFLWGDLIRKANGCSDLVEDSGNTTMLEVDDVSESEGE, from the exons ATGTTTTTGAGACGAGAAATCCTTTCaaactgtgaaaattttaaatctattcAAATGGCCGCCGTACAGGAGATTGAAGATTTTTACGGCGTGTACCTGCTGGTCAGCAAAAGTCCCAATCCGAAGTTTGCCGGCCGAACCTACATCGGCTACACGGTGGATCCAAACCGTCGGATCAAACAGCACAACAGCGGCCAGGATGGCGGTGGGGCAAAACGGACATCAAATCGGGGACCTtg GGTGATGGTGATGATTATTCACGGCTTTCCAAACAACCTCTCCGCTCTAAGG TTTGAATGGGCCTGGCAGCAGCCGAAGGTCTCCCGGCGACTGAAGGCGATCCCGGAGCTGCACAAGAAGCAACGCAAGGAAAGCAACTTCGAGTACAACTTTCGCATTCTCACCGAGATGCTGCGGATCGGGCCATGGAACCGGCTGCCCCTCACCGTGCGCTGGCTCGTGGACGACTTCCACCGCGAGTTTGAG GTTGGAAAGGCGCCCCCGATGCACATGCCAATTTGCTTTGGCCGTGTGAAGAAAGTGCCCAAAAAGGGAAAAGTGGCCAAAAAGTCCGGCGGCCGGCGTCGCGCTGCCCAGAAGCCAAGCACAGCTCCAACGACGGCGAAGAGTAAAAGCAAACAAATCGCCGTTAATTACGatctggacgtcgacgagtacGATCTGCTCGTAATGGGGGCAGACGCTACTGCTTCCGAGAACGCTTCTAAaccggaggaggaggaggacacgGTCGGGCCGGACGATGACGGCATAACCATCAGTTCGGACGAAGATGAAGAGGAGCCAAAATCCAACGATGCTGATTTGTGCGTCATTTGTAACGGTGCGATTGGAACGTCCAACGATTTCGCCCTGCGGTGCGTCCGGCCCCGCTGCTCCATGGTGTGTCACATCGAGTGTCTGGCCGGAAAGTGCCTCGAGCCGGGACAGTACGTGCCCGTGGCGGGCGTTTGTCCCGTGTGCGACGGGAACTTTCTGTGGGGAGATCTGATTCGGAAAGCCAACGGGTGCAGCGATTTGGTGGAAGATTCGGGAAATACGACCATGCTGGAAGTGGACGACGTTTCCGAAAGTGAGGGAGAATGA
- the LOC120424386 gene encoding uncharacterized protein LOC120424386 translates to MFKVRRSAAVALFLVLVMVMATATDARRRRYPSGSRRKPLTSHKTLKQLEYEARETNTPNFVRLVLMRLVYGLATQMGIEDRLDTAFGGAFVPPNAVEEADDYLDIFSDEGGDGDYGL, encoded by the coding sequence ATGTTCAAAGTGCGAAGATCCGCCGCCGTGGCGCTGTTCCTCGTCCTGGTGATGGTGATGGCCACCGCGACGGATGCCCGCCGGCGGAGGTACCCGTCCGGTAGCCGCAGGAAACCGTTGACCTCGCACAAAACCCTGAAGCAGCTGGAGTACGAGGCCCGTGAGACAAACACCCCGAACTTTGTCCGGCTGGTGTTGATGCGGTTGGTTTACGGGCTGGCGACCCAGATGGGCATCGAAGACCGGTTGGACACGGCGTTCGGGGGAGCGTTTGTGCCGCCGAACGCGGTCGAGGAGGCCGACGACTATCTGGACATCTTCAGCGACGAGGGTGGCGATGGGGATTACGGGCTGTAA
- the LOC120424403 gene encoding DDB1- and CUL4-associated factor 12 homolog — translation MSKTVKRPTAGIRPSCYIPSRLEERRTRARILRQERRRKPDKPDDFVTYEDSDSEEETPAQQHQVLSTSFNFVDYVRSRESDLTEERNVDPSYASRHILTHDMFKETPIALGNINKVFCSQWLSNRQVVFGTKCNKLMVYDVNTRKVDAIPTLPNSRGASPDTQSGIHACQINPSNSLLATGARHSADIAIYRLPTLDPLCIGENAHRDWVFDMCWLDDQFLVSGSRDTKLALWRVNEDTMEFPVAASKDGAEGDGNGQEATTSSAAVANAAAAAAAVPQYAHISPISVKECRGAQKIRAICFNKEYRELALLSLNGYMHLFNAETFSQKLSRKLPNCQENVCIACQPNGLYAVGCRSYTLLLDPRTLQAVKKIASRYSGCGIRSASFQGNILTIGTGLGMLMFYDIRAGKYLESQTSASRTVVLKASRGYVAQFPEEEMDNFQQIKYVPAIYTHCYDGSGTRLFTAGGPLPATLIGNYAGIWQ, via the exons ATGTCCAAAACAGTGAAAAGACCTACGGCCGGGATACGGCCCAGTTGCTACATTCCGTCGCGGCTGGAGGAACGGCGGACGAGGGCGCGCATTCTGCGGCAGGAACGGCGCCGGAAGCCGGACAAACCGGACGATTTTGTGACGTACGAGGATTCAGACTCGGAGGAAGAAACGCCGGCCCAACAGCACCAGGTCCTGAGCACATCTTTTAACTTTGTCGATTACGTGCGCAGCCGGGAATCGGACCTGACCGAGGAGCGGAACGTGGACCCGTCCTACGCCAGCCGGCACATCTTGACGCACGACATGTTCAAGGAAACGCCGATTGCGCTCGGGAACATCAACAAGGTGTTTTGCTCGCAGTGGCTCAGCAATCGGCAGGTCGTGTTCGGGACCAAGTGCAACAAGCTGATGGTGTACGACGTAAACACCCGCAAGGTGGACGCAATCCCGACGTTGCCCAACAGCCGCGGCGCCAGTCCAGACACGCAGTCGGGGATCCACGCGTGCCAGATCAACCCGAGCAACAGTCTGCTGGCGACGGGGGCGCGCCACTCGGCCGACATTGCCATCTACCGGCTGCCGACGCTCGATCCGCTGTGCATCGGCGAGAACGCCCACCGCGACTGGGTGTTTGACATGTGCTGGCTGGACGATCAGTTTCTGGTGTCCGGGTCGCGCGACACCAAACTTGCCCTGTGGCGTGTCAACGAGGACACGATGGAGTTTCCGGTGGCGGCCTCGAAAGACGGCGCAGAAGGTGACGGCAACGGACAGGAAGCGACAACGTCGTCGGCAGCTGTCGCcaatgccgccgccgccgccgccgcagtTCCGCAGTACGCCCACATTAGTCCAATCTCGGTGAAGGAGTGCCGGGGGGCGCAAAAGATCCGCGCCATCTGCTTCAACAAAGAGTACCGCGAGTTGGCGCTGCTCTCGCTCAACGGGTACATGCATCTGTTCAACGCGGAAACGTTCTCCCAGAAGCTGTCCCGGAAGTTGCCCAACTGCCAGGAGAACGTGTGCATCGCGTGTCAACCGAACGGGTTGTACGCCGTTGGGTGCAGGTCGTACACGCTGCTGCTCGATCCGCGGACGTTACAG GCCGTGAAAAAGATCGCCTCGCGGTACAGCGGCTGCGGCATCCGGTCCGCTAGCTTCCAGGGCAACATACTCACCATCGGCACGGGGCTGGGGATGCTGATGTTCTACGACATCCGCGCCGGCAAGTATCTCGAGTCGCAGACGAGTGCGTCCCGGACGGTCGTGCTGAAGGCCAGCCGAGGCTACGTA GCACAATTCCCCGAGGAAGAGATGGACAACTTCCAGCAGATCAAGTACGTTCCGGCGATCTACACGCACTGTTACGACGGCAGCGGCACCAGACTGTTCACGGCCGGCGGTCCACTTCCGGCCACGCTCATAGGAAACTACGCGGGAATCTGGCAATAA